From a region of the Lactuca sativa cultivar Salinas chromosome 4, Lsat_Salinas_v11, whole genome shotgun sequence genome:
- the LOC111895995 gene encoding probable inactive purple acid phosphatase 29: MAMKSQIVFVFICSFFILTNTEGIQQLRFDQTKGEFKILQVADMHYADGSKTPCEDVLPDQFPHCSDLNTTDFIQRMIDAESPDLIVFTGDNIYGPDTTDAEASMNAAFAPAISSNIPWTAVLGNHDQESTLSRQGVMNHIVQMKHTLSLLNPPGFDVIDGFGNYNLQVFGSEGSDFVNNSILNLYFLDSGDYSTVPSIPGYGWIKTSQQFWFQETSMELQKNTKAPGLAYFHIPLPEYSEFDSSNFTGVRQEGISSASVNSGFFTTMVESGDVKAVFTGHDHLNDFCGELNGINLCYAGGFGYHAYGKAGWSRRSRVVVVSLEKESNENWGEVKSIRTWKRLDDEKLTTIDDQILWSKN, encoded by the coding sequence ATGGCGATGAAATCACAAATTGTTTTCGTTTTCATTTGCTCTTTTTTTATCCTTACTAACACCGAGGGTATCCAACAGCTACGATTTGATCAAACGAAAGGCGAGTTCAAGATTCTACAGGTGGCTGACATGCACTACGCTGATGGAAGTAAAACCCCATGTGAAGATGTTCTTCCAGATCAATTCCCCCATTGCTCCGACTTAAACACCACTGATTTCATTCAGAGAATGATCGATGCTGAATCACCTGACCTCATTGTTTTCACTGGAGACAACATCTATGGACCCGATACAACAGATGCAGAAGCTTCCATGAATGCAGCTTTTGCTCCTGCCATTTCATCAAACATCCCATGGACCGCTGTCTTAGGAAACCATGATCAAGAATCCACATTATCCAGACAAGGTGTCATGAATCATATCGttcaaatgaaacacactttGTCTCTTCTTAACCCACCTGGTTTTGATGTTATAGATGGTTTTGGGAATTACAATCTTCAAGTGTTTGGAAGTGAAGGATCAGATTTTGTGAATAATTCGATCTTAAACTTATACTTTCTTGATAGTGGCGACTACTCTACAGTTCCATCTATCCCTGGATATGGATGGATCAAAACATCTcaacagttttggtttcaagaaaCTTCAATGGAGCTTCAAAAAAACACAAAAGCTCCTGGACTTGCGTACTTTCACATCCCATTGCCCGAATATTCAGAGTTTGATTCTTCAAACTTTACGGGTGTGAGACAAGAAGGGATTAGTTCGGCTTCTGTGAACTCTGGATTCTTTACAACAATGGTGGAATCAGGTGATGTGAAGGCTGTTTTCACTGGACATGATCATTTGAATGATTTTTGTGGAGAGTTGAATGGAATTAATCTTTGTTATGCTGGAGGGTTTGGATACCATGCTTATGGGAAGGCGGGGTGGTCAAGAAGGTCAAGGGTGGTGGTTGTGTCGTTGGAGAAAGAGTCGAATGAGAATTGGGGGGAAGTTAAGTCAATTAGAACATGGAAAAGACTTGATGATGAAAAGTTAACCACCATTGATGATCAGATACTTTGGAGCAAGAATTAA